The following are encoded in a window of Doryrhamphus excisus isolate RoL2022-K1 chromosome 16, RoL_Dexc_1.0, whole genome shotgun sequence genomic DNA:
- the LOC131104474 gene encoding beta-1,3-galactosyltransferase 1-like, protein MPSKVSCLYLLTVVCWASALWYLSVSRPSTSYVGQMNIPIRKSPKLNKNATFSNYRTRSLNPHDFGYIINEARKCQSEPPFLVILISTTHKEFDARQAIRETWGDESTFPDVRVVTLFLLGRSTDGVLNQMVEQESQIFHDVVVEDFIDSYHNLTLKTLMGMRWVATYCSKAQYVLKTDSDIFVNMENLIYNLLKPTTKPRRRYFTGYVINGGPIRDMRSKWYMPRDLYPDSKYPPFCSGTGYIFSADVAELIYQTSLHTRLLHLEDVYVGVCLRKLGIHPFQNSGFNHWKMAYSLCRYRRVVTVHQISPEEMHRIWNDMTSKKHLKC, encoded by the coding sequence ATGCCTTCTAAGGTCTCCTGTTTGTATTTGCtgactgtggtttgctgggCCAGCGCTCTGTGGTACCTGAGTGTGTCCCGCCCGTCCACGTCCTATGTGGGCCAGATGAATATTCCCATACGCAAGTCGCCCAAGCTGAACAAGAACGCTACCTTCAGCAACTACCGCACGCGGTCGCTTAATCCGCACGACTTCGGTTACATCATCAATGAAGCCAGGAAGTGCCAATCCGAGCCGCCGTTCCTTGTTATTCTTATAAGCACCACTCACAAGGAATTCGACGCACGCCAGGCCATCAGAGAAACGTGGGGCGATGAAAGCACTTTTCCGGACGTACGTGTCGTGACGCTGTTCTTGTTAGGACGCAGCACCGATGGCGTCCTCAACCAGATGGTAGAACAAGAAAGCCAGATCTTTCATGACGTTGTAGTTGAAGATTTCATTGACTCGTACCACAACCTGACGCTGAAGACACTCATGGGTATGCGTTGGGTCGCCACCTATTGCTCCAAAGCCCAATATGTTCTCAAGACGGACAGTGACATCTTTGTCAACATGGAGAACCTCATCTACAACCTACTGAAGCCCACCACAAAACCCCGGAGGAGATATTTCACTGGTTATGTCATCAACGGTGGACCAATCAGAGACATGCGGAGCAAGTGGTACATGCCGAGAGATTTATACCCGGACAGCAAGTACCCGCCGTTCTGTTCTGGAACTGGCTACATCTTCTCCGCAGATGTAGCCGAGCTCATATACCAAACTTCACTGCACACCAGGCTGCTGCACTTGGAGGACGTTTACGTCGGGGTGTGCCTGCGTAAGCTAGGTATCCACCCCTTCCAGAACAGCGGTTTCAACCACTGGAAAATGGCTTACAGTCTGTGCCGCTACCGCCGAGTGGTCACCGTCCACCAGATCTCCCCGGAAGAGATGCACCGTATTTGGAACGACATGACCAGCAAGAAGCATCTTAAATGTTAG